Genomic segment of Salvia hispanica cultivar TCC Black 2014 chromosome 2, UniMelb_Shisp_WGS_1.0, whole genome shotgun sequence:
GAAGAATGTTGGTCATTATTGCGTGACACATCTCTTCCAGGAAAGAGTGAGAAGGAATGTGGAAAGTTTGAGGATGTTGGCAAGAAAATAGCTAGCAAGTGCAATGGATTGCCTCTCGCTGCAGTTGTTTTGGGAAAACATTTGCAGTTTAAGGATTTGGAAGGGTGGAAACATGTAGAGAAGAGTGAAATATGGCAATTGGAGAATGCCACAGTAGAACTTTTTCCTCATTTGGTTTTAAGCTACAATGAATTGTCCCCGGCTCTTAAGCGTTGTTTTTCATATTGTGCCGTCTATCCTAAAGATCACAAAATTCATGCAGAGACTCTGATAGAAGAGTGGATGGCGCAAGGTTATCTGGGCTCTGTTAGTGGAAACGGCGCAGTGGAAGTCAAAGGGCGGGAGTGCTTGAACAATTTAGCAATGCGTTCATTGTTTCAAGACATTGAGAAAAGTGAGTCGGGGGAGCAGATAGAATGGTGTAAAATGCATGATATAGTACATGATTTTGCTCTATTTCTTAGGAAGAATGATGACAAGGAGAGAAGTTGTCAAGTTTGTGATTCTTCATTGGTTTCTCATGTCCAAGAATATCGGAGTCTACCTCCTATTGATATAAGAGAcacaaattttgaagtttgtGATTGCATGAAAAGCCTTAGGGTGTTAATAGTTGACAGATTTCCAGTAAGAATGGAAACGTTGATTCACTTGAGATGGTTGGATTGTAGTTATATTACATTGTCAAAGGATGGCCTTGAAATCATATGCAGGCTTTATTTCTTGCAAACTCTTCTCTTATCATGGTGCAAGCTAACAGAGATTCCACGAGAAATTGGGAATTTGGATCAGTTAAGACGACTTGACTTAAGTaagaatgaagaattaaagCGGTTACCGGATAGCATGTGTAAATTGGTTGAATTGCGATCTCTTTTCCTAACAAGTTGCTCCTTAGAAGTGATTCCACAACAAATAGGGAATTTGGTTCAGTTAAGACAACTTTATTTAAGTGTGAATAGAGACTTAAAGGAGTTACCAGAGAGCATGGGCCGTTTGGTTGAATTGCGAACTCTTTCCTTAGCATACTGCAGTCTAGAAGAGATTGGGAGAGAAATTGGGAATTTGGTGCAGTTAAGAGAACTTGACTTAAGTGGTAATAGAGAATTAAAGGAGTTACCAGAGAGCATATATAGTTTGGTTGAATTGCGAACTCTTTCCTTAGCAAACTGCAGTCTAAAAGAGATTCCGAGAGAAATTGGGAATTTGGCCCAGTTAAGACTACTCAACTTAAACATGAACATGGAATTAACAGAAATACCAGAGAGCATCTATAATTTGGTTGAGTTAAGACATCTTGACTTGAGTTGGAATTGGAGAATAGTGGAGTTACCAGAGAGCATTTGTAGTTTGGTTGAACTGCAAATCTTGAAGATTAAAGACACTCCTATCAACTGCCTGCCTGAAGcattaggtgagttaagtaatcTTCGAACACTGAAACTGTGTCCATTCAAAGTAGGAAGTGAATACAACAAGTTGGGTTTTCTGAAAAAGTTACACCGTTATCTTATTGGATCTCTGAAGCTGAAAATCTACTGTAGTAGTATGGGTGAAATGGAGGAATTGGTTGAGGATGCTCGACGAGCACAATTAAAGACGCTCCTTCAAAAACTCGAAACACTTGAAATATCTTTCGAGGATGCGATGAATGAAATGGAGCAGTCATTATCATCATCAATGTGGATGGAGGTAGTAGAAGCTCTCGTGCCCCATTACAAGTTGAATGAATTGGTAATCAGGGGATATAAGGGCTCAAGGCTTCCGGAGTTTATGTCATCACCCCTCAACTTTATAAAAGAGATTCGTCTGACTTTTTTGAGTGAGGTGTCATCATTGCCGGCTATGGGGAAACTACCTTTCTTGGAAATTCTCAAATTTGGAAAGTGGAGCAATTGATGTTTGTTGGACGGGAGTTTTTAGGAATAGAATCTTCATGtgatgatgttgttgttgCATTTCCTAATCTTAAGAAACTGCAATTTTATAAGTGCTACAAATGGGAGGAGTGGGAGGACATAacggaggaagaagaagaatctgCTGCCATCTCCATCATGCCATGTCTCATAGAGTTGAGTATCAGGAAATGTGAGAGTTTGAAGAAGCTGCCGCATCGCCTCCTGCATAAAGTCTCCTCGTCTTTGCTTGTGTTGGATATCAGAGGTTCATCAGAGCTAGTAAAAACATACGGAGAGGACAAGGAAGGTTCAGCTTGGAGATCCATTTCCCAACATAATCCCCAACTTCATCTTCGCCAATACGTCTAATGCAAATACTTGTGCTTTTCTGTTTGTTTACCTTTTTTGAGATTGAATTTGGgattgttataattattttctgcTTTATTAGACGGATACTCTTTTTCCTTTATGGTGTTTTTTCCTCAGGGTTTTTCGCCATAGAGGTTTTAATGAGGTCCGGTCTTGAGAGATCGTTCTGTGTTCTCCAAGGTTTAGGCTTTGTTTTTTAATGACATAATCATTTGGCTTTTTTCAATTGtagaaataatatactattagaGCTACTCAAACTGGTCGGCGACTCAAAACTTGatatcttctttctcaaaCCCCGAATATATGGAGTGAAACTGGATTGCTTGAATATAGGAATTAACTAACAACTTCAGTAAACGCTAAGAGCTGAGTTAGCGATACGACACCGACTCTTATAACATCACCCACGACAAACACAATCTCTTtgaatatgattcctagtaactttactttcctgtgtttggaaaatatcaagattttaaatttatatttaatttaaacaccaaactaaaaatatacttattatttttttatttataaaaaagaataatattgtaaaatttttaataaactaataattatacataataataattatgttattatatttattattacgatagatagtttaaatatgaattatccatcataatatatgctaatataattataaatatagtttcATGTAAtcttatattcatttattataataataaatataataattattatactataattatatatttaaggatattataattgaataaattttataaattaaaattgcattatgaccttattgattaattattaacttataaaatataataattaatatttattatataatttatattatataattatattttaattattaattattaataaattattaattactattatgaattattataaaatatagttgtaattatgataattttaattatagttatttattatagttaaattaagtatgatttataaatttaaattatttttaaaacattctaaataataataataataatataactatactatattgcttaaatatgcaagaatcctaaaactgggaaaaagaatacctaagaaaagttaggattcaaaatcctggaaagttgtactaactttccttgttctcgGCGACTTCTTGatatcttctttctcaaaCCCCGAATATATGGAGTGAAACTGGATTGCTTGAATATAGGAATTAACTAACAACTTCAGTAAACGCTAAGAGCTGAGTTAGCGATACGACACCGACTCTTATAACATCACCCACGACAACACATTTAATCtctttgataattttataattaatgtttaatcTCTTTAATCAATAgtgttttataaaataattcttgattgtaaatttgtatactaatactagtaattaattggttttaagtttatatttgataaataattaatattttcgaTTTTAGTATACTCATGCATTATAAATGAAGAActattagaaataaaacaaatgcacatattaatttatactcttTTTAACCGGATTAGCTAGTTGGCTAGTTTGAAATACTGAGTATTTATCGTTTgagtaaaaaatatgattaactCTTCGAAACACGAATATTTACAATTACACTCAGAAATTTGTAATCCAATCAAAGTTTAATTCAATTAGTCCTTAATTTGAGTAAAGctaacttaaaatttaatgggtttatatacacatatttaGTCTTATGAGaattaacattataaaaaaataaaaaaactcgCCTAAAATTAACATTAAGAACTCGTAACTTCAACTCTGCCCCTGACAAGAATACTAAAATCAAGCTCAATCCAATCAAACATTACTTCAGACATCTCTAAAACTAACATTTCTATCAACCAATAAGAAacgaaaataattgaaaactaaaataagtaAAGTTTAAATTAAGTAGAATTATGCAAATTTGAGATTATAGGCCCATTGAAAGTTaatgcaaattttaattggaaataaaACCTAATACAGCCCACAACCTACGATTACGAACCCAGACCTCGAATTTCCTCATTTTATCAGtgaaaattcaatcaaaattacatGGTCTCACCTTTCCTATTTTGTTCTAATTTATCCCTTCTACTttatggtactccctccgttccacaaaagatgtcacactttcctttttagtttatctcacACAAaggatgtcacattttccttgTTGACAAAaggatgtcacattttccttttttggaaaaaattctctctcacatgaatataaaaattatattttctctctccatttaatacacaaaataaaacctcctaaaatcatgTGTCGTCCcataagtgtgacatcttttgtgggacggagggagtactgttAATTTATGTTATCTTCAATGGATATAGTCTAAAAATGTGTGTTGCCAAAAATATTATGGATGAGAGTGGATGTGAGCATGTGCTAGACTCTTATTGTGGCGAACCacttcaataaaatattttgagtgTCTAATGATGctctaattaattagtgttgATTAGCTGTCAATGTTGGCATTGACTTAGAAATTTCCAAGTAGGTGCTAAACAAATGTTCGTTCCACCTAACCTTCAAACTCTACTAATGTATTACTcttactagtactagtattatagaATTGATTTTAcctctattaatttattagaacGCAAATTAAAGAGCATACCTCCAAGAAAACTTAACTAATCATTTTATGTTCACACGATTTtcattaattcaaaaataaaaaaacagtaGGCAATagcaataaatatttgtttaaaatgaaattacgaTTGAGTTCAATTAAATGTGACATTATTCTGAAATAACTTTGAAAAAAGAATGTAAATTAAACGGGGTCTATTTTTCTAGCTCcttaactaaaatatatacGAAACAAACCaactaattattaataaaaacagaaTGGAGTTAATACATATGAAAAGCAAAAAAAGTAGAATAATGGATTTTTATCCTAGCTCGTAAAATTTATGGAATGGTTAACGAACAATTGGGTTGAGTATCTCCAAGGGTacactaaaacctaaaatgagaTAAGTATTTAGCTCCAATAGTACTCAAAAACCAATcttattgagaaaaaaatacctatctttaggtttacactaaatcAAAACCTaaatgtttttcaaattttgtgagtaaaaaaggCATAATTTAGAGAATATTCTTATAAGTTtaagtttagtgtaaatggttggagtaaaatcatatttgatgtgatatttttacactaaaatgagtttttGAGTTCAGTGTAAATAGTTAATAGATTTGTTAGCCTTCAAAAATCTTATTCTCTAGCAAAAAAgggataaaatgaaatttatgttgaattatatactatatatacccAGATTAAATGAGATTCTATAATGTTTGTTgccaaaattattaaatgtgAACGCGTTGATAATTGAAGCATGTGAGCATGTGATTGACTTTGATTTTGGCGTAGCAGttcaattaaatatgattaatcTCTAATTTACTAATGCTGATGAGCTGGTTGTCGGCAATTTCTTAGAAATTTATATAGGATGATAGGGTAATTAACAATTCAAATCATGTGATGtgagtataataaaatatgattagtctccaattaataaatgttttatatatttccgATTAGGTACCAAAAACATCTCTTGTTCATTCAACCTAGCTAATCTCAAACTTAACTTCTGTTACTTCTGCTACTATTTGTGAATTAGTCCAAAACGCACCGTGAGGCTGCCACGCGTCATCGGCCGCCGCCAGTCGTCACCTTCAGCCGTCGCACAACCATAGTATTAGTAGCTGCCGCCTGCAGGTAAGTCGCTCTTTTCAGTCTTTTATTGcctaaattttaatgaaaatgaattttaaataatcatgTGTTGAATATTATTGGAGGTATGATCTCATGAGGATAGGTGCTAGAAttttttgttggatattttagtgtaattggattaacttgattgatctTATAATGAGACATCATATAAGTCtggaggtgcggagtgcacgcttatttgaattcattatgatgttagatgaacgggggtccgggggcagcgCCCCGGGTAGCGGGAtccaaggggcagagcccCTGGCTGGGGTCGAGCTGTTTGGTTCAGTACGCGATTTTTCATCTTGTTAAATCTGATCGATTGTTGTTTGGTTCAGTACGCTTTTCTCAGATATCAACATTAGATAGTTCTGTTtttctctgaattttatccgatcaaatattttggtagaaccactgaaattgatttgatctgaaagtgatttcatcacgactttcagattaTCTGTTCCCTTTTGTTCAATATTCTAAATCTCCCtaacatttttgttattaagTTGATTATTGTTGAATtcttaattataatagtaacGTTGTCTTTAAAGCTAGAATA
This window contains:
- the LOC125205746 gene encoding putative disease resistance protein RGA1 yields the protein MFVPHTCLNPTTELISRINQEEKIKGRKKSSSKTQMADAIVSEVVGRIATILEDKIRYEVNLVRGVKDELLYLSKKLKTIQKVLDDAEKRGVKDESVKSWLKKLEATAYEMEDILDEWSYSLLRDKREGSAEPEPKQKIGCSFIRSSCLSFKKVSVRRDIAKKIENVKAMLEQIYKERSEFNFVISPPTTDPVPTPWRVQSTHFVDMTKVHGEDIHKKKEDIVSKLMLNDGHTQILSIVGTGGLGKTTLAKLVYNDTQVKDCYELRIWICVSDPFDVSGIAKGIVNKVGTESIPPDSNQLELVLEKLGASISGKKFFLVLDDVWTEDNTEWEPLKISLQCGAADSKILVTTRKETVAKMVGTLNDDMYHPNKLSEEECWSLLRDTSLPGKSEKECGKFEDVGKKIASKCNGLPLAAVVLGKHLQFKDLEGWKHVEKSEIWQLENATVELFPHLVLSYNELSPALKRCFSYCAVYPKDHKIHAETLIEEWMAQGYLGSVSGNGAVEVKGRECLNNLAMRSLFQDIEKSESGEQIEWCKMHDIVHDFALFLRKNDDKERSCQVCDSSLVSHVQEYRSLPPIDIRDTNFEVCDCMKSLRVLIVDRFPVRMETLIHLRWLDCSYITLSKDGLEIICRLYFLQTLLLSWCKLTEIPREIGNLDQLRRLDLSKNEELKRLPDSMCKLVELRSLFLTSCSLEVIPQQIGNLVQLRQLYLSVNRDLKELPESMGRLVELRTLSLAYCSLEEIGREIGNLVQLRELDLSGNRELKELPESIYSLVELRTLSLANCSLKEIPREIGNLAQLRLLNLNMNMELTEIPESIYNLVELRHLDLSWNWRIVELPESICSLVELQILKIKDTPINCLPEALGELSNLRTLKLCPFKVGSEYNKLGFLKKLHRYLIGSLKLKIYCSSMGEMEELVEDARRAQLKTLLQKLETLEISFEDAMNEMEQSLSSSMWMEVVEALVPHYKLNELVIRGYKGSRLPEFMSSPLNFIKEIRLTFLSEVSSLPAMGKLPFLEILKFGKWSN